The genome window GGTGAGCTTCGCATGTCTTTCTGACGATGGTTTCAATCTCTAGAAAACGAATGGCACCTTTTAAAAACAAGTCGACGGCAACCTCATTGGCTGCATTCAGCACAGCTGTGTGAGTGCCGCCAGCTTTTCCGCACTCATACGCCAATTGTAACAGAGGATAGCGCTCAAAATCCATGGCAGCAAAGTGAAGAGTGCTCAGTCGGGCCAAATCGAGTGCTTCTGTCTCCAGATTCATCCGCACCGGATAGCTGAGCGCGTACTGAATGGGAACGCGCATGTCCGGGGTACCCAGCTGCGCCATGACCGCCTTGTCTTTGTATTCTACCATAGAGTGAATGATACTTTCATAATGCAGCACACACTCGATTCTCTCGTACGGCAATCCAAACAGCCAGTGAGCTTCAATCACTTCGAACCCTTTATTCATCATGGTTGCCGAGTCGATCGTGATTTTCGCTCCCATGCTCCAGTTCGGATGAGCCAGGGCTTGGGCGACTGTGACTTGTTCCAAATCTTTTCGGTCTAAATGACGAAAAGACCCTCCCGATGCAGTCAAGATGATGCGAGCTACGTCTGCGCTGCGCTCCCCTTGCATGCATTGAAATACCGCGGAGTGCTCACTATCCACCGGGATGATGGACACCCCTTTTTTCTTCGCTGCCTTCATCACAACCGGTCCTGCACTCACGAGTGTCTCCTTGTTGGCAAGGCCAATCGTCTTGCCCGCTTCGATGGCTGCCAACGTAGGAGCGACACCGACACTTCCAACAATGGCAGTCATGACAAAATTTGCCGATTCATGGCGGGCAACCAGCTCAAGCCCTTCCGGCCCGTAAGCAATTTGAGGTTTGGCACTTCCTGCCAGCAGTCTCTCCAAGGCAATCGCTGCTTGTTCACTTCCTACAGAAACCAGCTCAGGGCGGAACTTCATGACTTGCTCTGCCAGCAAGTCCACATTGGTCCCTGCCGCCAGAGCGACAACCGCAAACTCCTCGGGATGCTGTTCGACCACATTCAGCGTGCTTGTACCTACCGAACCGGTCGAACCCAAGAGCGCTATCTGTTTCAATGATTTCACCCTCTATATTTCTTTATGCGCCAAGTCTCAGACGATACCTAGTAGATGCAAAACCGGAAACACAAGAAGAAAGCTGTCAAACCGATCAAGCACTCCCCCGTGCCCAGGTATCAGTGTACCGGAATCTTTGACTCCGTAATGGCGCTTCAGCCCGGATTCAACCAAATCTCCCAATTGCCCCACGATTCCTGCGACCACGGCAATCATGAGAGCCTGTGATACACTTGCATTTCCAAACCAAGCATTTACCGCCAGTACTACAACGACTGCAGCCACGAGACCGCCCAGCGATCCCTCGATCGTCTTGTTAGGACTAATCTCGGGCCACAGTTTATTTTTTCCGATCGCTTTCCCGACAAAATATGCGCCCGAGTCAGTCGACCAGATTGCCAGAATGACCAGCACCGTTAACATCAATCCGTCCGGTAGATTGCGGGCAGCAGCCATATATGTAAAACCGAAGCCTATGTATAACGCCCCCACCAACGTAAGGGCGACGTGTTCGATATGAAACTGATTTTTCCGCAGAACGGAGTAAATCAATAAAAGCATGAGTATCGCTATCATCAGATCCGGCGTGCTGATGGGAAGCCATGTAGAAAAAGTAAGGGATGGCCAAAGAATGCTCACCAT of Brevibacillus choshinensis contains these proteins:
- a CDS encoding phosphatidate cytidylyltransferase → MKQRIITGLIGGAAFLLMIYLGGAWYSLLVLLLAFIGHFEFMRMARLQPFDVAGILGYVLMVSILWPSLTFSTWLPISTPDLMIAILMLLLIYSVLRKNQFHIEHVALTLVGALYIGFGFTYMAAARNLPDGLMLTVLVILAIWSTDSGAYFVGKAIGKNKLWPEISPNKTIEGSLGGLVAAVVVVLAVNAWFGNASVSQALMIAVVAGIVGQLGDLVESGLKRHYGVKDSGTLIPGHGGVLDRFDSFLLVFPVLHLLGIV
- a CDS encoding 1-deoxy-D-xylulose-5-phosphate reductoisomerase, whose translation is MKQIALLGSTGSVGTSTLNVVEQHPEEFAVVALAAGTNVDLLAEQVMKFRPELVSVGSEQAAIALERLLAGSAKPQIAYGPEGLELVARHESANFVMTAIVGSVGVAPTLAAIEAGKTIGLANKETLVSAGPVVMKAAKKKGVSIIPVDSEHSAVFQCMQGERSADVARIILTASGGSFRHLDRKDLEQVTVAQALAHPNWSMGAKITIDSATMMNKGFEVIEAHWLFGLPYERIECVLHYESIIHSMVEYKDKAVMAQLGTPDMRVPIQYALSYPVRMNLETEALDLARLSTLHFAAMDFERYPLLQLAYECGKAGGTHTAVLNAANEVAVDLFLKGAIRFLEIETIVRKTCEAHLGVNDPTLEEIFAADRWARTQARELYTVGL